From Clostridiales bacterium, one genomic window encodes:
- a CDS encoding Veg family protein has translation MISKSDLNQVKKDIAAYVGYKIQLKSNKGRRSSFVQEGVLENTYPSIFIVKFENDYEVTRRVSFSYTDILTNSVEIKICNSSTKAHVS, from the coding sequence ATGATATCGAAGTCTGATTTAAATCAAGTAAAGAAAGATATTGCTGCCTATGTTGGATACAAGATACAACTTAAGTCCAACAAGGGAAGAAGAAGTTCTTTCGTACAAGAAGGTGTCCTTGAAAATACATATCCAAGTATTTTTATTGTGAAATTTGAAAATGATTATGAAGTCACACGCAGAGTTTCTTTTAGCTACACAGATATTTTAACTAATTCCGTAGAAATAAAAATTTGCAACAGTAGTACGAAAGCCCACGTAAGTTAA